The proteins below come from a single Stomoxys calcitrans chromosome 1, idStoCalc2.1, whole genome shotgun sequence genomic window:
- the LOC106087792 gene encoding protein Gemin2 isoform X2 — MEVEDQETFQQQALEIREPGDNFDPSVAPQTGEEFLMHMLYERKRCPAVVVKAPKNVKKPSPLNTQIEDFLTNEVVVERDLLPTQEWKDVQSQAFLRTRSKILMLRQHLATHNYDNNLEPPLIDDEGAWLKFCKENFPKLSIILRLNQRTLEQLLTMLSEWLSGDNMEELVCSSTSAAANHSILDLANSDQWLGSWIYAVLSCLHLPLEPSVHSTLRDIARTSMRLRSRLQSSEFQKAIPYNLFIYIIAKIFDQLDLMEYV; from the exons atggaaGTGGAAGATCAAGAAACATTTCAACAACAAGCTCTGGAAATAAGAGAACCTGGAGATAACTTTGATCCCTCTGTTGCTCCGCAAACAGGCGAAGAGTTCTTAATGCACATGTTGTATGAACGCAAACGTTGCCCAGCGGTGGTTGTCAAAGCtcctaaaaatgtaaaaaaaccaAGTCCCTTAAATACTCAAATAGAGGATTTT TTAACCAATGAAGTGGTTGTTGAGCGTGATCTTTTGCCCACCCAAGAATGGAAAGATGTACAATCTCAGGCCTTTCTGCGCACACGTTCAAAAATCCTAATGCTGCGCCAACATTTGGCTACCCACAACTACGACAACAATTTGGAGCCCCCGTTGATAGACGATGAAGGCGcctggctgaagttttgcaaagAAAACTTTCCCAAGTTGAGCATAATTTTACGTTTAAATCAACGAACATTAGAGCAATTGTTGACAATGCTTTCCGAATGGCTTAGTGGAGACAATATGGAGGAGTTGGTGTGTTCATCTACTTCCGCAGCAGCCAATCATTCAATTCTGGATTTGGCAAATAGTGACCAGTGGCTGGGTTCATGGATTTATGCGGTGTTAAGCTGTTTACATCTGCCGCTTGAGCCCAGTGTACACAGCACCCTGAGAGATATCGCCCGCACCTCAATGCGCTTAAGAAGCCGCCTTCAATCTAGTGAATTTCAAAAAGCTATACCTTATAATCTTTTTATATATATCATTGCGAAAATTTTCGATCAGTTAGATTTAATGGAATATGTTTAG
- the LOC106087792 gene encoding protein Gemin2 isoform X1 has translation MEVEDQETFQQQALEIREPGDNFDPSVAPQTGEEFLMHMLYERKRCPAVVVKAPKNVKKPSPLNTQIEDFVLTNEVVVERDLLPTQEWKDVQSQAFLRTRSKILMLRQHLATHNYDNNLEPPLIDDEGAWLKFCKENFPKLSIILRLNQRTLEQLLTMLSEWLSGDNMEELVCSSTSAAANHSILDLANSDQWLGSWIYAVLSCLHLPLEPSVHSTLRDIARTSMRLRSRLQSSEFQKAIPYNLFIYIIAKIFDQLDLMEYV, from the exons atggaaGTGGAAGATCAAGAAACATTTCAACAACAAGCTCTGGAAATAAGAGAACCTGGAGATAACTTTGATCCCTCTGTTGCTCCGCAAACAGGCGAAGAGTTCTTAATGCACATGTTGTATGAACGCAAACGTTGCCCAGCGGTGGTTGTCAAAGCtcctaaaaatgtaaaaaaaccaAGTCCCTTAAATACTCAAATAGAGGATTTTGTA TTAACCAATGAAGTGGTTGTTGAGCGTGATCTTTTGCCCACCCAAGAATGGAAAGATGTACAATCTCAGGCCTTTCTGCGCACACGTTCAAAAATCCTAATGCTGCGCCAACATTTGGCTACCCACAACTACGACAACAATTTGGAGCCCCCGTTGATAGACGATGAAGGCGcctggctgaagttttgcaaagAAAACTTTCCCAAGTTGAGCATAATTTTACGTTTAAATCAACGAACATTAGAGCAATTGTTGACAATGCTTTCCGAATGGCTTAGTGGAGACAATATGGAGGAGTTGGTGTGTTCATCTACTTCCGCAGCAGCCAATCATTCAATTCTGGATTTGGCAAATAGTGACCAGTGGCTGGGTTCATGGATTTATGCGGTGTTAAGCTGTTTACATCTGCCGCTTGAGCCCAGTGTACACAGCACCCTGAGAGATATCGCCCGCACCTCAATGCGCTTAAGAAGCCGCCTTCAATCTAGTGAATTTCAAAAAGCTATACCTTATAATCTTTTTATATATATCATTGCGAAAATTTTCGATCAGTTAGATTTAATGGAATATGTTTAG
- the LOC106087791 gene encoding spermatogenesis associated 6-like protein isoform X1 — MNCQRFHVKIDIKLHAVTCPGVWLCSHGYLEVTLKTLGYFFRTGAIEPYFPILCHDHYKMEGYFKNTPSIASLIGQLQTEPLEITLWQSGRRLGYYQGVLMDLLQMTEPKLHCPHVNTKQLLMKTTTAFPGIIAPKVELCADFFIKDKILNMNNINEELKSFTSVQRKPLSYTPTKTMKHFCDNRPQFYQRPCIINPEPFEELAANAPRKQRTVCHARGFPGKSTKPFEPLVKSNSRRVSIVSTCSSNNTQTSAGIYDLDQDPCVGDFTQLQHNGHADCCELCQMYKSVFMQ, encoded by the exons ATGAACTGCCAAAGATTCCATGTAAAAATCGATATAAAATTACACGCC GTAACATGTCCGGGAGTATGGCTATGTAGTCATGGCTATTTAGAAGTCACTTTAAAGACCTTGGGCTATTTCTTTCGCACCGGAGCTATAGAACCCTATTTTCCCATATTGTGTCATGACCACTACAAAATGGAAGGCTACTTCAAAAACACACCCTCCATAGCTTCTTTGATAGGACAATTGCAAACAGAACCTCTGGAAATAACCTTATGGCAAAGTGGACGGCGTTTGGGTTACTATCAAGGAGTTCTTATGGATCTTTTACAAATGACAGAGCCCAAATTACATTGTCCACATGTCAACACTAAGCAATTGTtaatgaaaacaacaacagcatttcCG GGCATCATAGCCCCCAAAGTTGAACTGTGTGCAGATTTCTTCATAAAAGATAAAATACTTAATATGAACAACATCAATGAAGAGCTAAAATCGTTTACTAGTGTCCAAAGAAAACCCTTGAGTTATACGCCTACGAAAACAATGAAACATTTCTGTGATAACAGACCCCAATTCTATCAGAGGCCTTGTATCATTAATCCTGAACCCTTTGAAGAGTTGGCCGCTAATGCACCTCGTAAACAAAGAACCGTATGTCATGCAAGAGGTTTTCCAGGCAAAAG TACAAAACCTTTTGAGCCTTTGGTAAAATCAAATTCAAGGCGCGTCTCAATAGTTTCCAC ATGTTCATCCAATAATACGCAAACATCAGCCGGAATTTATGATTTGGATCAAGATCCTTGTGTGGGGGATTTTACGCAACTTCAACATAATGGACATGCTGATTGCTGCGAACTATGTCAAATGTACAAATCTGTATTTATGCAATAA
- the LOC106087791 gene encoding spermatogenesis associated 6-like protein isoform X2, whose translation MNCQRFHVKIDIKLHAVTCPGVWLCSHGYLEVTLKTLGYFFRTGAIEPYFPILCHDHYKMEGYFKNTPSIASLIGQLQTEPLEITLWQSGRRLGYYQGVLMDLLQMTEPKLHCPHVNTKQLLMKTTTAFPGIIAPKVELCADFFIKDKILNMNNINEELKSFTSVQRKPLSYTPTKTMKHFCDNRPQFYQRPCIINPEPFEELAANAPRKQRTVCHARGFPGKSTKPFEPLVKSNSRRVSIVSTRLHVPD comes from the exons ATGAACTGCCAAAGATTCCATGTAAAAATCGATATAAAATTACACGCC GTAACATGTCCGGGAGTATGGCTATGTAGTCATGGCTATTTAGAAGTCACTTTAAAGACCTTGGGCTATTTCTTTCGCACCGGAGCTATAGAACCCTATTTTCCCATATTGTGTCATGACCACTACAAAATGGAAGGCTACTTCAAAAACACACCCTCCATAGCTTCTTTGATAGGACAATTGCAAACAGAACCTCTGGAAATAACCTTATGGCAAAGTGGACGGCGTTTGGGTTACTATCAAGGAGTTCTTATGGATCTTTTACAAATGACAGAGCCCAAATTACATTGTCCACATGTCAACACTAAGCAATTGTtaatgaaaacaacaacagcatttcCG GGCATCATAGCCCCCAAAGTTGAACTGTGTGCAGATTTCTTCATAAAAGATAAAATACTTAATATGAACAACATCAATGAAGAGCTAAAATCGTTTACTAGTGTCCAAAGAAAACCCTTGAGTTATACGCCTACGAAAACAATGAAACATTTCTGTGATAACAGACCCCAATTCTATCAGAGGCCTTGTATCATTAATCCTGAACCCTTTGAAGAGTTGGCCGCTAATGCACCTCGTAAACAAAGAACCGTATGTCATGCAAGAGGTTTTCCAGGCAAAAG TACAAAACCTTTTGAGCCTTTGGTAAAATCAAATTCAAGGCGCGTCTCAATAGTTTCCAC ccggttgcacgtaccggattga
- the LOC106087790 gene encoding UPF0489 protein C5orf22 homolog: MDSSLEQLDNAGGESSSSSVSKTEANNTKSESFNEEPESSEEPLRKRKKSSDEKDSENKMSTTADESQQDALVTSTVGLRRFKRIPIFIVDYHNDVLEFIYRCLATRHLPLENNTLLHFDSHPDMVISREIPASSAYDKETMLAELSIENWIMPACFAGHFNRVIWVKNSWCHQMPEGKYNFKVGHKEDKISVDCCLDYFISEGNYCQTAELEQPRDMELHVINNDTDKVPDPKQLLAPEDAANYILDIDLDFFSTSNPFLEIYKDANCYEQLSQIFHFESATESTAVGTTEKRKLQLEALKGVFEYLEEKRSFEGIEKPDTDVISKEVFDKIVALAESLQKCYADDEIDWLLIFDSGSTTDTNGLPHHISTESELETYYGQFKKFLTQLPHTPVLITMACSAEDDYCPRNQVSCIQEKVVQILKEVFGEKVHDKPILHYMDDEWDVMKL; this comes from the coding sequence ATGGATTCGTCGTTGGAGCAATTGGACAATGCCGGGGGAGAGTCTTCATCGTCGAGTGTTTCAAAGACTGAAGCGAACAACACAAAAAGTGAAAGTTTTAATGAGGAGCCAGAAAGTTCGGAGGAACCTTTGAGAAAACGCAAGAAATCAAGCGATGAAAAGGACTCGGAAAACAAAATGTCGACAACAGCAGACGAATCACAGCAGGACGCTTTGGTAACCTCCACCGTGGGACTGAGGCGTTTCAAGCGTATACCGATTTTCATAGTGGACTACCACAACGATGTGTTGGAATTCATATATCGTTGTCTGGCCACCAGACATTTGCCTTTGGAGAACAATACACTGCTGCATTTTGATTCCCACCCTGATATGGTAATTTCTCGAGAAATTCCCGCCAGCTCTGCCTACGACAAGGAAACCATGTTGGCCGAGTTGTCCATAGAGAATTGGATCATGCCCGCTTGTTTTGCCGGTCACTTTAACCGGGTTATTTGGGTCAAGAACTCTTGGTGCCATCAAATGCCCGAAggcaaatataattttaaagtaGGTCACAAGGAGGACAAAATAAGTGTGGACTGTTGTTTGGATTATTTCATATCGGAGGGTAATTATTGCCAGACTGCGGAGCTGGAGCAGCCCCGAGACATGGAGTTGCATGTCATCAACAACGACACTGACAAAGTGCCCGATCCCAAGCAGTTATTAGCTCCTGAGGATGCCGCAAACTACATACTTGACATTGATTTGGATTTCTTCAGTACTTCAAATCCCTTTTTGGAAATATACAAGGATGCCAATTGCTACGAACAGTTGAGCCAGATATTCCATTTTGAAAGTGCCACCGAGTCGACAGCAGTTGGCACCACCGAGAAGCGAAAACTTCAGTTGGAGGCCCTTAAAGGAGTGTTTGAGTATTTGGAGGAAAAGCGCTCCTTTGAGGGCATAGAGAAGCCGGACACAGATGTCATAAGCAAAGAGGTGTTCGACAAAATTGTAGCCCTTGCCGAGTCACTACAGAAGTGTTATGCTGATGATGAAATAGACTGGCTGCTGATATTCGATTCCGGCAGCACCACCGACACCAATGGTTTGCCTCATCACATTAGCACAGAATCCGAATTGGAGACCTACTATGGCCAATTCAAAAAGTTCCTTACCCAATTGCCGCATACCCCTGTCCTAATAACAATGGCCTGTTCGGCCGAAGACGACTACTGTCCCCGTAATCAAGTGTCGTGCATACAGGAGAAAGTCGTCCAAATACTGAAAGAAGTATTTGGCGAGAAGGTACACGACAAGCCCATTCTCCATTACATGGATGACGAGTGGGATGTTATGAAGTTGTAA